From Coffea arabica cultivar ET-39 chromosome 2e, Coffea Arabica ET-39 HiFi, whole genome shotgun sequence, the proteins below share one genomic window:
- the LOC113732015 gene encoding uncharacterized protein isoform X1: protein MVMDDRGGGSFVAVRRISQGLERGSNNTCHSAEVVAGSAAWLGRGLSCVCAQRRESDARPSFDLTPAQEECLQRLQNRIDVPYDSSNVEHQEALRALWYAAFPGEQLHGLISEQWKEMGWQGKDPSTDFRGGGFISLENLLYFARNFPKSFQDLLCKQEGDRAMWEYPFAVAGVNITFMLIQMLDLEAVKPRNFVGATFLKFLAENESAFDLLYCITFKLMDNQWLAMHASYMDFNTVMKATRRQLENELLQEDITRLEDLPSYRLLNR, encoded by the exons ATGGTGATGGATGATAGAGGAGGAGGATCGTTTGTAGCTGTGAGGAGGATTTCTCAAGGCCTTGAGCGAGGCAGCAACAACACTTGCCATTCTG CGGAGGTTGTCGCAGGATCTGCAGCATGGCTTGGAAGAGGTCTTTCTTGTGTTTGTGCTCAGAGAAGAGAAAGTGATGCTCGCCCATCATTTGATCTGACACCTGCTCAG GAGGAATGCTTGCAAAGGCTGCAGAACCGTATAGATGTTCCATATGACAGCTCAAATGTTGAGCATCAG GAAGCTTTACGTGCTTTGTGGTATGCTGCCTTTCCAGGGGAACAACTGCATGGTTTAATATCTGAACAGTGGAAGGAAATGGGTTGGCAAGGAAAAGATCCATCCACAGACTTTAG AGGTGGTGGATTCATATCCCTAGAGAACTTGTTGTACTTCGCCAGGAACTTCCCT AAATCCTTCCAGGATCTTCTTTGCAAGCAAGAAGGTGACCGGGCTATGTGGGAGTACCCGTTTGCTGTTGCTGGAGTGAACATCACATTCATGCTGATTCAGATGTTGGATCTTGAAGCAG TGAAACCACGAAATTTTGTAGGAGCAACCTTCTTGAAGTTTCTTGCAG AGAATGAATCAGCATTTGACCTCCTATATTGCATCACATTCAAGCTGATGGACAATCAATGGCTTGCCATGCATGCATCTTACATGGACTTCAAT ACTGTGATGAAAGCCACTCGTCGCCAGCTTGAAAATGAGCTTTTGCAGGAAGACATAACTCGTCTTGAAGACTTACCCTCGTACAGACTTCTTAATCGTTAG
- the LOC113732015 gene encoding uncharacterized protein isoform X2 — protein sequence MVMDDRGGGSFVAVRRISQGLERGSNNTCHSAEVVAGSAAWLGRGLSCVCAQRRESDARPSFDLTPAQEECLQRLQNRIDVPYDSSNVEHQEALRALWYAAFPGEQLHGLISEQWKEMGWQGKDPSTDFRGGGFISLENLLYFARNFPKSFQDLLCKQEGDRAMWEYPFAVAGVNITFMLIQMLDLEAGATFLKFLAENESAFDLLYCITFKLMDNQWLAMHASYMDFNTVMKATRRQLENELLQEDITRLEDLPSYRLLNR from the exons ATGGTGATGGATGATAGAGGAGGAGGATCGTTTGTAGCTGTGAGGAGGATTTCTCAAGGCCTTGAGCGAGGCAGCAACAACACTTGCCATTCTG CGGAGGTTGTCGCAGGATCTGCAGCATGGCTTGGAAGAGGTCTTTCTTGTGTTTGTGCTCAGAGAAGAGAAAGTGATGCTCGCCCATCATTTGATCTGACACCTGCTCAG GAGGAATGCTTGCAAAGGCTGCAGAACCGTATAGATGTTCCATATGACAGCTCAAATGTTGAGCATCAG GAAGCTTTACGTGCTTTGTGGTATGCTGCCTTTCCAGGGGAACAACTGCATGGTTTAATATCTGAACAGTGGAAGGAAATGGGTTGGCAAGGAAAAGATCCATCCACAGACTTTAG AGGTGGTGGATTCATATCCCTAGAGAACTTGTTGTACTTCGCCAGGAACTTCCCT AAATCCTTCCAGGATCTTCTTTGCAAGCAAGAAGGTGACCGGGCTATGTGGGAGTACCCGTTTGCTGTTGCTGGAGTGAACATCACATTCATGCTGATTCAGATGTTGGATCTTGAAGCAG GAGCAACCTTCTTGAAGTTTCTTGCAG AGAATGAATCAGCATTTGACCTCCTATATTGCATCACATTCAAGCTGATGGACAATCAATGGCTTGCCATGCATGCATCTTACATGGACTTCAAT ACTGTGATGAAAGCCACTCGTCGCCAGCTTGAAAATGAGCTTTTGCAGGAAGACATAACTCGTCTTGAAGACTTACCCTCGTACAGACTTCTTAATCGTTAG
- the LOC113732016 gene encoding nucleoside diphosphate kinase B codes for MEQTFIMIKPDGVQRGLVGEIIGRFEKKGFTLKGLKLITVDRPFAEKHYADLSAKPFFNGLVEYIISGPVVAMVWEGKNVVTTGRKIIGATNPAESAPGTIRGDFAIDIGRNVIHGSDGVESARKEIALWFPEGIAEWQSSLHPWIYE; via the exons atggagCAGACATTCATCATGATCAAGCCTGATGGCGTTCAAAGAGGCCTG GTTGGCGAGATTATTGGCAGATTTGAGAAGAAAGGGTTCACCTTGAAAG GCTTGAAGCTCATCACTGTGGACCGTCCCTTTGCTGAGAAGCACTATGCTGACTTGTCTGCCAAGCCATTCTTTAATGGATTGGTGGAGTACATCATTTCTGGCCCTGTGGTCGCTATGGTTTGGGAGGGTAAGAATGTTGTGACAACTGGCAGGAAGATCATTGGAGCAACAAACCCTGCAGAGTCTGCTCCTGGAACAATCCGTGGCGACTTCGCTATTGATATTGGCAG GAATGTTATTCACGGAAGTGATGGAGTTGAGAGTGCAAGGAAAGAAATTGCTCTGTGGTTTCCGGAAGGAATTGCAGAATGGCAGAGCAGCCTTCATCCTTGGATCTATGAGTGA
- the LOC113732018 gene encoding WRKY transcription factor WRKY24-like, translating to MEGERSASGLHLNPNYELPPSFSAPHPIPEMGFVQFEDHHQVLSFLAPSSQSSHISSQTLHGGGENNHTNSSTTSNHNGSFGFRHNELVATSTRPSWNNDQVGSLNPKAVGDQNCATNNANEGTNSWWRSSASEKGKVKVRRKLREPRFCFQTRSDVDVLDDGYKWRKYGQKVVKNSLHPRSYYRCTHNNCRVKKRVERLSEDCRMVITTYEGRHNHSPCDDSNSSEHECFTSF from the exons ATGGAAGGAGAAAGATCAGCATCAGGGTTGCACTTGAATCCCAATTATGAGCTACCACCCTCATTCTCTGCTCCTCATCCCATTCCTGAGATGGGTTTTGTACAGTTTGAAGATCATCACCAGGTTTTGAGCTTCTTGGCCCCTTCATCACAATCTTCTCATATATCCTCGCAGACTCTCCATGGTGGTGGTGAAAATAATCACACTAATAGTAGCACCACCAGCAATCATAACGGTTCTTTTGGGTTCAGACATAATGAACTTGTCGCTACCAGTACTAGACCTTCATGGAATAACGACCAG GTGGGCTCGCTGAATCCCAAGGCTGTTGGTGACCAAAATTGCGCTACTAATAATGCCAACGAGGGTACCAATTCCTG GTGGAGGAGCTCGGCCTCAGAAAAAGGTAAGGTGAAGGTAAGGAGAAAGTTAAGAGAGCCAAGATTCTGTTTCCAGACAAGGAGTGATGTAGATGTCCTTGATGATGGTTACAAATGGAGGAAATATGGCCAAAAAGTTGTCAAGAACAGCCTTCACCCGAG AAGTTACTACAGATGTACGCATAATAACTGTAGGGTGAAGAAGAGAGTTGAAAGATTATCAGAGGACTGTCGAATGGTGATAACTACGTATGAAGGTAGACACAATCACTCCCCTTGTGACGACTCAAACTCGTCTGAACATGAATGTTTTACTTCATTCTAG